A stretch of the Glycine soja cultivar W05 chromosome 13, ASM419377v2, whole genome shotgun sequence genome encodes the following:
- the LOC114382474 gene encoding U-box domain-containing protein 40-like, whose translation MEIQQSLKLTIHKKWPSSPKKPPKESEPITPTPNTPKLKWKKIFFQTKTKTQIQTPPEEFLCPISRSLMFDPVIVSSGHSYERSSVEACKNVNFTPQLPDGTTPDFSTLIPNLALKSAILKWCQSTHTPPPHPNNNPVQTLISSNPNLVHTINPSNTNLVHTNPNPSPEKISDQDLILNSLSENPPHPDNNNHLVQTLISSNANLVHPEKISDKDLILNSLNENPPVKNLCHHAETEVPIRPTHLYTSSEESIATTSASTPPLQFSTRPSCCYYSSPSSSELEPATIPEEEEIMTKLKNPQLNAIEEALISLRKLTRIREETRLQLCTPRLLSALRSLVLSKHVNVQVNALASVVNLSLEKSNKVKIVRSGMVPPLIEVLKFGSSEAQEHGAGALFSLALDDDNKTAIGVLGGLAPLLHMLRSESERTRHDSALALYHLSLVQSNRSKMVKLGSVPVLLNMVKSGHMTGRVLLILGNLGSGSDGRATMLDAGMVECLVGLLSGAESRSGSTRESCVSVMYALSHGGLRFKAVAKVAGVMEVMQKVEKVGTERARNKVRKILEIMRAKEVEEEDHVDWEELLDSGLPCRTRTRLGAGLDDSTPNSAQF comes from the coding sequence ATGGAGATTCAACAAAGCTTGAAGCTCACAATCCACAAGAAATGGCCATCATCACccaaaaaaccaccaaaagaatcAGAACCAATAACCCCCACCCCCAACACACCAAAGctgaaatggaagaaaatcttcttccaaaccaaaaccaaaacccaAATACAAACCCCACCAGAAGAATTCCTCTGTCCTATTTCGCGTTCCCTCATGTTCGACCCCGTCATCGTCTCCTCCGGCCACTCCTACGAACGCTCCTCCGTCGAAGCCTGCAAAAATGTCAATTTTACCCCTCAACTCCCCGACGGCACCACCCCCGATTTCTCCACCCTCATCCCCAACCTCGCCCTCAAATCAGCCATCCTCAAATGGTGCCAATCCACCCACACACCTCCTCCTCACCCCAACAACAACCCCGTACAAACCTTAATCTCCTCCAACCCTAACCTCGTACACACCATAAACCCCTCGAACACAAACCTCGTACACACAAACCCAAACCCCTCCCCAGAGAAAATCTCCGACCAAGATTTGATTCTGAACTCCCTGAGCGAAAACCCACCACACCCCGACAACAACAACCACCTCGTACAAACCTTAATCTCCTCCAACGCAAACCTCGTACACCCAGAGAAAATCTCCGACAAAGATTTGATTTTGAATTCTCTGAACGAAAACCCACCAGTGAAGAACCTCTGCCACCACGCGGAAACCGAGGTTCCCATAAGGCCGACACACTTGTACACGAGCTCCGAGGAATCCATAGCGACAACCTCGGCCTCAACGCCGCCGCTTCAGTTCTCCACGCGCCCGAGCTGCTGCTACTACTCTTCACCTTCGTCTTCAGAACTCGAACCCGCGACAATCCCAGAAGAAGAAGAGATCATGACAAAGCTCAAAAACCCTCAACTCAATGCAATCGAAGAAGCGCTTATCTCTCTCAGAAAACTAACGAGAATAAGAGAAGAAACAAGGCTTCAACTTTGCACCCCTCGGTTACTCTCCGCGTTACGCTCACTCGTTTTGTCGAAGCACGTGAACGTTCAGGTGAACGCTCTGGCATCGGTGGTGAACCTCTCGTTGGAGAAGAGTAATAAAGTGAAGATCGTGCGGTCGGGGATGGTTCCGCCGTTGATCGAGGTTTTGAAGTTTGGATCCTCTGAGGCGCAGGAGCACGGTGCGGGCGCGTTGTTTAGTTTGGCATtggatgatgataacaaaaccgCGATTGGGGTTTTGGGGGGTTTGGCACCGTTGCTTCACATGCTCCGATCCGAGAGCGAGCGGACTCGGCATGACTCGGCATTGGCGCTTTACCATTTGTCTTTGGTCCAGAGTAACCGATCCAAGATGGTTAAACTCGGTTCGGTTCCGGTTCTATTGAATATGGTTAAGTCGGGTCACATGACGGGTCGGGTTTTGTTGATTTTGGGGAACTTGGGTTCCGGGTCGGACGGGAGGGCCACGATGCTTGATGCGGGCATGGTGGAGTGTTTGGTGGGGTTGCTCAGTGGGGCCGAGTCAAGGAGCGGGTCGACTCGAGAGAGTTGCGTGTCGGTGATGTACGCGCTGAGCCACGGCGGGTTGAGGTTTAAGGCAGTGGCGAAGGTGGCTGGGGTGATGGAGGTGATGCAAAAGGTGGAGAAGGTGGGGACTGAGAGAGCTAGGAATAAGGTGAGGAAGATATTGGAGATTATGAGGGCCAAGGAAGTGGAGGAAGAGGATCATGTGGATTGGGAGGAGTTGCTCGACTCGGGATTGCCTTGCCGGACTAGGACTAGACTCGGTGCTGGGTTGGACGACTCAACTCCTAACTCGGCCCAGTTTTGA
- the LOC114382792 gene encoding peroxidase 31-like — MSPFSLFLFTTLLSFLGAANARLTLDFYKDTCPQFSQIIRDTVTSKQIASPTTAAATLRLFLHDCLLPNGCDASILLSSTPFSRAERDADINLSLPGDAFDLVVRAKTALELACPNTVSCADILSAATRDLLTMLGGPFFPVFLGRRDGRTSLASAVPDHLPTPAMPISQITQIFTHRGFSIEEFVALSGAHTVGFSHCSQFVTNLSNSSYNPRYAQGLQKACADYKTNPTLSVFNDIMTPNKFDNAYFQNLPKGLGVLKSDHGLYSDPTTRPFVETFAKDQNRFFQVFARAMQKLSLLNVQTGRKGEIRRRCDQIN; from the coding sequence ATGTCTCCATTTTCTCTCTTCCTCTTCACCACATTGCTATCTTTTCTCGGCGCCGCCAACGCGCGACTCACCTTGGACTTCTACAAGGACACTTGTCCGCAGTTCAGCCAGATCATAAGGGACACCGTCACAAGCAAGCAGATCGCCAGCCCCACCACCGCCGCCGCCACGCTCCGCCTCTTCCTCCACGACTGCCTCCTCCCCAACGGCTGTGACGCCTCCATCCTCCTCTCCTCCACGCCCTTCTCCAGGGCCGAGCGCGACGCCGACATCAACCTCTCCCTCCCCGGCGACGCCTTCGACCTCGTCGTCCGCGCCAAGACCGCCCTTGAGCTCGCCTGCCCCAACACCGTCTCCTGCGCCGACATTCTCTCCGCCGCCACCCGCGACCTCCTCACCATGCTCGGCGGCCCCTTCTTCCCCGTCTTCCTCGGCCGCCGCGACGGCCGCACCTCCCTCGCCTCCGCCGTTCCTGACCACCTCCCCACCCCCGCAATGCCCATCTCCCAAATCACACAAATCTTCACCCACCGCGGCTTCTCAATCGAAGAATTCGTGGCTCTCAGTGGGGCCCACACCGTCGGATTCTCCCACTGCTCCCAATTCgtcaccaacctctccaactcctCCTACAACCCTCGCTACGCTCAGGGGCTTCAAAAGGCTTGTGCAGATTACAAAACTAACCCTACCCTCTCCGTCTTCAACGACATCATGACGCCCAACAAGTTCGACAATGCTTACTTCCAGAACCTTCCGAAGGGTTTGGGTGTTCTGAAATCTGACCATGGTTTGTATAGTGACCCCACTACGAGACCCTTTGTGGAGACTTTTGCGAAGGATCAAAATAGATTCTTTCAGGTTTTTGCTAGGGCCATGCAGAAGTTGAGTCTCTTGAATGTGCAGACTGGGAGGAAGGGAGAGATCAGGCGCAGGTGTGATcagattaattga